A genomic window from Salvia hispanica cultivar TCC Black 2014 chromosome 5, UniMelb_Shisp_WGS_1.0, whole genome shotgun sequence includes:
- the LOC125188095 gene encoding uncharacterized protein LOC125188095 has translation MSEDEKGEKVYTFSLKVMIDKERSKVLFATADRHFVDILLSFLTLPLGRIIRVLKQHYGDELPTIGSLCSLYHSLSNLDNSHFVTVGAKQNLLNPTTSFENEYKWLKLDITDFQPATYFYCSVSYRRCSNKFRSESNYYDYIELCQDCGSYEMVKVVAKKESEAGYSDGIWTVRGASFTILDDLQIFPDEIGLVQIMTLLGITDTNKAEVFQVDLGFNEIMKLLKASLTSPTPLSDVILNKTTLINSPRVPLHHISKEENPNSSSVSLKLVTQKSSGKLLYAQAKEDFVEFLFSFFNIPIGGAEHLMGGKACVKAIDNLYRSASEFIGDKYFKTTEDKMKLLNPNLPHGCISKNQILPLVEECLPANYTAFLSRFSSVKFPKGQGCYLEEPRTYHVTDDLTVKPFCSVSVLSCLNSLKIPMSDVEEREIEIGFKEALNILKASLTSTSALSDALLTQIPNKQIKREV, from the exons atgtctgaGGATGAAAAGGGTGAAAAGGTTTATACATTCTCGTTGAAAGTGATGATTGATAAAGAGAGAAGCAAGGTACTTTTTGCCACAGCCGACCGCCATTTCGTAGACATTTTGTTAAGCTTCTTGACTTTGCCTTTGGGAAGAATTATCAGAGTGTTGAAGCAGCATTATGGAGATGAGCTGCCTACCATTGGGAGCCTATGCAGTTTGTATCATAGCTTGTCGAATCTCGATAACTCCCATTTTGTGACGGTTGGTGCTAAGCAGAATCTGCTCAATCCAACCACTTCATTTGAAAATGAATACAAATGGCTGAAACTTGATATTACTGATTTTCAGCCTGCTACATATTTCTATTGTTCAGTCTCATATCGTCGTTGTAGTAACAAATTTAGGAGTGAAAGCAATTACTATGATTATATCGAGCTTTGCCAAGATTGTGGTTCTTACGAGATGGTAAAGGTAGTAGCTAAGAAGGAGTCTGAAGCTGGTTATAGTGATGGAATCTGGACTGTTCGTGGGGCATCTTTCACAATCCTTGATGATCTCCAAATATTTCCAGATGAGATCGGACTTGTACAAATCATGACCCTTCTTGGCATCACAGACACTAATAAGGCGGAAGTATTCCAAGTAGATCTTGGCTTCAATGAG attatGAAGTTGTTGAAGGCATCCTTGACGTCGCCAACTCCATTGTCGGACGTCATCCTAAACAAAACAACGCTCATCAATTCTCCAAGGGTTCCATTACATCACATATCAAAGGAAGAAAACCCCAATTCTAGTAGTGTAAGTTTGAAATTGGTGACACAAAAATCAAGTGGAAAGTTATTATATGCTCAAGCTAAGGAAGATTTTGTCGAGTTTCTGTTTAGTTTCTTCAACATACCGATAGGAGGAGCCGAGCACCTCATGGGAGGTAAGGCTTGTGTTAAGGCCATCGACAACTTGTATCGAAGCGCATCTGAATTCATAGGTGACAAGTATTTCAAGACCacagaagataaaatgaagCTTCTGAATCCCAATTTGCCTCATGGTTGTATCTCTAAAAACCAGATTCTTCCTCTTGTTGAAGAATGCTTACCTGCCAACTACACGGCTTTTCTCTCAAGATTTTCTTCTGTGAAGTTTCCCAAAGGGCAAGGGTGTTATCTTGAGGAACCAAGGACTTATCATGTGACAGATGATTTAACTGTGAAGCCCTTTTGTAGTGTTTCTGTCCTTTCCTGTCTCAATAGCCTGAAGATCCCGATGTCTGATGTCGAAGAAAGGGAGATTGAAATTGGATTCAAAGAg GCTTTGAACATACTGAAAGCCTCTCTAACATCCACTTCTGCTCTCTCTGATGCTCTACTCACTCAGATTcccaacaaacaaataaaaagagaagTCTGA
- the LOC125188098 gene encoding uncharacterized protein LOC125188098, which produces MSKGYTFSLKVMIDKETNKLLFARADRHFVDIVLSFMTLPLGRIIKVLKQHYGDEVPTFGSLNNLYHSLSNLDSTHFVTDGAKRYLLNPISSLEDDYRRLKLDITDYQPAEYFECSGSICFYGFRSISMYYDGIRRCRYFSYHTMTSKVAKKVSNAGSSDGVWTIPRESFTIFDDLQLFPNEIGLVRILALLGITGANKMELIQVDLGFNEIMKLLRASLMSPTPLSDVILIKTTPMDSTSIPLNEISKEENPNSSSVSLKVVMQKSSGKLLYAQAKEDFVEFLFSLFTIPIGGAEHLMGGKTCFKAIDNLYRSTAEFLGEEYFKTADTKKRLMNPNLPHGCTSRNQILPLVEECLPADYTDDLSNFYSKKFPKGQGCYLEGPTTYHVTNDLIVTPFCPLSVLSSLNSLKILISDVEEREIQIGFKEGLSILKASLTSTSVLTDALLTPI; this is translated from the exons atgtctaaGGGTTATACATTCTCGTTGAAAGTGATGATTGATAAAGAGACAAACAAACTACTTTTTGCAAGAGCCGACCGCCATTTCGTAGACATTGTGTTGAGCTTCATGACTTTGCCTTTGGGAAGAATTATCAAAGTGTTGAAGCAGCATTATGGAGATGAGGTGCCTACGTTTGGAAGCTTAAACAACTTGTACCATAGTTTATCGAATCTCGATAGCACCCATTTTGTGACGGATGGTGCTAAGCGGTATCTGCTCAATCCAATAAGTTCACTTGAAGATGATTACCGAAGGTTGAAACTTGATATCACTGATTACCAGCCTgctgaatattttgaatgtTCAGGCAGCATTTGTTTTTATGGATTTCGAAGTATAAGCATGTACTATGATGGTATCCGGCGTTGCAGATATTTCAGTTATCACACGATGACAAGTAAAGTAGCTAAGAAAGTGTCTAATGCTGGTTCTAGTGATGGAGTTTGGACTATACCTAGGGAATCTTTCACAATCTTTGATGATCTGCAACTATTTCCAAATGAGATTGGACTCGTTCGAATCCTTGCTCTTCTAGGCATCACAGGTGCGAATAAGATGGAGTTAATCCAAGTGGATCTTGGGTTCAATGAG ATTATGAAGTTGTTGAGGGCATCCTTGATGTCCCCAACTCCACTATCGGATGTCATATTAATCAAAACAACACCCATGGATTCAACAAGTATTCCATTGAATGAAATATCAAAGGAAGAAAACCCCAACTCTAGCAGTGTAAGTTTGAAAGTGGTCATGCAAAAATCAAGTGGAAAGTTGTTATATGCTCAAGCTAAGGAAGATTTTGTTGAGTTTCTGTTTAGTCTCTTCACCATCCCCATAGGAGGAGCCGAGCACCTCATGGGCGGTAAGACTTGTTTTAAGGCCATCGACAACTTGTATCGGAGCACAGCTGAATTCTTAGGTGAAGAGTATTTCAAGACCGCAGATACCAAAAAGAGGCTAATGAATCCCAATTTGCCTCATGGTTGTACCTCCAGAAACCAGATTCTTCCTCTTGTTGAAGAATGCTTACCTGCTGATTACACTGATGatctctcaaatttttattctaagaAGTTTCCCAAAGGACAAGGGTGTTATCTTGAGGGACCAACAACTTATCATGTGACTAATGATTTGATTGTGACACCTTTTTGTCCTTTGTCCGTCCTTTCCAGTCTCAACAGCCTGAAGATCCTGATATCTGATGTCGAAGAAAGGGAGATTCAAATTGGATTCAAAGAG GGCTTGAGCATATTGAAAGCCTCTCTCACATCCACTTCTGTTCTTACCGATGCTTTGCTCACTCCAATTTGA
- the LOC125188099 gene encoding uncharacterized protein LOC125188099: MIDKERNKVLFATADSHFVDILLSFLTLPLGRIIKVLKQHYGDELPTFGSLSSLYHGLSNLDSSHFVTDGAKQILLNPTTSFEDEYKRLKLDITDSQPAQYFCCSRRSCRYNRFESRSVYYDYIQLCKDCGSYNMTSEEAKKVSKAGYSDGVWTKPRESFTIFDDLQIFPNEIGLVRILTLLGITDANEMELVQADLGFNEIRELLKASLTSPTPLSDVILSKTTPMDSTSIPMNEISEEENPNSSSVSLKLVMQKSSGKLLYAQAKKDFVEFLFSLFTIPIGGAEHLMGGKTCFKAIDNLYRNTAEFIGDEYFKYTDAKEELMNPKLPHGCISQNQILPLVEECLSDDYTANLPNFSSNKFPEGQGCYLEGPTTYHVSDDLIVTPFCPFSVLSRLNSLKIPVSDVEEREIQIGFKEALNILKTSLTSTSALSDALLTQICNKRIKEEV; this comes from the exons ATGATtgataaagagagaaacaaaGTACTTTTTGCAACGGCTGACTCTCATTTTGTAGACATTTTGTTGAGCTTCTTGACTTTGCCTTTGGGAAGAATTATCAAAGTGTTGAAGCAGCATTATGGAGATGAGCTGCCCACCTTTGGTAGCTTGAGCAGCTTGTACCATGGCTTATCGAATCTCGATAGCTCCCATTTTGTGACGGATGGTGCTAAGCAGATTCTTCTCAATCCAACCACTTCATTTGAAGATGAATACAAAAGGTTGAAACTTGATATCACTGATTCTCAGCCGGCTCAATATTTCTGTTGTTCACGCAGGTCTTGTCGTTATAATAGATTTGAAAGTAGAAGCGTGTACTATGATTATATCCAGCTTTGCAAAGATTGCGGTTCTTACAATATGACAAGTGAAGAAGCTAAGAAAGTGTCTAAAGCTGGTTATAGTGATGGAGTCTGGACTAAACCTAGGGAATCTTTCACAATCTTTGATGATCTGCAAATATTTCCAAATGAAATTGGACTCGTCCGAATCCTCACCCTTCTTGGCATCACAGACGCGAATGAGATGGAGTTAGTCCAAGCGGATCTTGGCTTCAATGAG ATTAGGGAGTTGTTGAAGGCATCCTTGACGTCGCCAACTCCATTGTCTGATGTCATATTAAGCAAAACCACACCCATGGATTCAACAAGTATTCCAATGAATGAAATATCAGAGGAAGAAAACCCCAACTCCAGCAGTGTAAGTTTGAAATTGGTGATGCAAAAATCAAGTGGAAAGTTGTTATATGCTCAAGCTAAGAAAGATTTCGTCGAGTTTCTGTTTAGTCTCTTCACCATCCCTATAGGAGGAGCCGAGCACCTCATGGGCGGCAAGACTTGTTTTAAGGCTATAGACAACTTGTATCGAAACACAGCTGAATTCATAGGTGACGAGTATTTCAAGTACACAGATGCCAAAGAGGAGCTTATGAATCCCAAATTGCCTCATGGTTGTATCTCCCAAAACCAGATTCTTCCTCTTGTTGAAGAATGCTTGTCTGATGACTACACTGCTAATCTcccaaatttttcttctaataaGTTTCCCGAAGGACAAGGATGTTATCTTGAGGGACCAACAACTTATCATGTGAGTGATGATTTGATTGTGACACCTTTTTGTCCTTTCTCCGTCCTTTCCCGTCTCAACAGCCTGAAGATCCCGGTATCTGATGTCGAAGAAAGGGAGATTCAAATTGGATTCAAAGAG GCTTTGAACATACTGAAAACCTCTCTAACATCCACTTCTGCTCTGTCTGATGCTCTGCTCACTCAAATTTGCAACAAACGGATAAAGGAAGAAGTCTGA
- the LOC125188102 gene encoding uncharacterized protein LOC125188102, whose translation MVSNANKLSLKVMLNNDKTKVIFAESDSHLVDILLSFMTLPLGRIARLFNNPIFGIGSLSTVYHSLQNLDTSHFVTEAAKRTLLDSKSSFEHKYATLKLDISDSPPAAHFFCSRCCSERFSDVSAFSNEWYCSRCDGKLNREVVEKSSCDGVFIKPGASFIISDDLLILPNDTEFFEAVSIFDIKETDKGEQIEVHFGLTEIVKLLKASLTSPTPLSDVILNKTTKLNHRAEESRKLEGDKPNLFTLKVMMQKSTGKLLCAQAKEEFVEFLCDLLFIPLGRVGHLLGGKTCFEAISNLYRSTTDLIGEKYFKTEYIKKKLMKLNVVHGCVSRSNILGLTEESLPYFYSRYLSWDNYPMGKGCHLQRPRTYLVNDDLSVEPYCFSSIYYSLHVQGIQISDVEEVELKIGLKECLGILEASLTSTSALSDALLANKNPKAELCI comes from the exons ATGGTGTCTAACGCTAATAAGTTGTCGTTGAAGGTGATGCTCAATAACGATAAAACTAAGGTGATCTTTGCAGAATCCGACAGCCATTTAGTAGACATTTTGCTGAGCTTCATGACTTTGCCGTTGGGGAGAATCGCCAGACTCTTCAACAATCCCATCTTTGGAATTGGAAGCTTGAGCACTGTCTACCACAGCCTACAAAATCTAGACACCTCCCATTTCGTGACGGAGGCTGCTAAGAGGACCCTCCTCGACTCGAAGAGTTCATTCGAGCACAAATACGCAACGCTGAAACTGGATATCTCCGATTCTCCGCCTGCTGCACATTTCTTCTGTAGCAGATGCTGTAGTGAAAGATTTAGTGATGTGAGTGCCTTCAGCAACGAATGGTATTGCAGTCGTTGCGATGGTAAATTGAATCGAGAAGTAGTTGAGAAGTCTTCTTGTGATGGGGTTTTCATCAAACCTGGAGCTTCTTTCATAATCTCTGATGATCTGCTCATATTGCCGAATGATACCGAGTTCTTTGAAGCCGTCAGCATTTTCGACATTAAAGAAACTGATAAGGGTGAGCAGATCGAAGTCCATTTCGGGCTGACTGAG ATTGTGAAGTTGTTGAAGGCATCCTTAACATCCCCAACTCCATTGTCGGATGTCATTCTGAATAAAACAACGAAGTTGAACCATCGAGCTGAGGAGTCTCGGAAGCTGGAAGGTGATAAACCCAACCTTTTCACTTTGAAAGTTATGATGCAAAAATCCACAGGCAAGTTGTTGTGTGCACAAGCTAAAGAAGAATTCGTAGAGTTTCTATGTGATCTCCTCTTTATCCCACTAGGACGAGTCGGGCATCTTCTTGGAGGTAAGACTTGTTTTGAGGCCATAAGCAACTTGTATCGGAGCACAACTGATCTTATAggtgaaaaatatttcaagacggaatatataaaaaagaagcTAATGAAACTCAATGTGGTTCATGGTTGTGTTTCTCGTAGCAACATTCTTGGCCTTACTGAAGAAAGCTTGCCTTATTTCTACTCTCGTTATTTGTCTTGGGATAACTATCCGATGGGCAAGGGGTGTCACTTGCAAAGGCCACGAACTTATTTGGTGAACGATGATTTATCTGTTGAGCCATATTGTTTTTCCTCCATTTATTACAGTCTACATGTGCAAGGTATTCAGATATCTGATGTGGAAGAAGTGGAGCTGAAAATTGGATTGAAAGAg TGTTTGGGCATACTAGAAGCTTCTCTCACATCCACTTCTGCACTCTCTGATGCTCTGCTGGCGAACAAAAATCCAAAGGCAGAACTCTGCATTTAA
- the LOC125188106 gene encoding uncharacterized protein LOC125188106 encodes MSSFRKDIKFSLKAVVNKKKGKVLFAEVDSTFVDVLLSLLTFPLGYFAETFEMLPFGSLSTLHTGLANLDSVHFYLEGAKSILLHTMRVGSSGSSKFEYLVCPKKCKPYVRYQSHCYSKMEREVAKNQTRTVPCDDDGVFMKTPTTFLITDDLRIMPNADLMQFASVLGITYMDETVRLLLVYSLEFMNPLSCMILDGKKERNKGAEFTANESSSNSKTMNLKLMVQKSNNKLLYAEAEEDFVEFLFSFLIIPLGGVESLLSGNTNVKTFDNLYKSAANCIHDKYFKNLDAKNRLLKPNITQGFISENHIFSLAEDKLPVSYGDGSFRVGSTNFPEWRGSYLKGPRSFKVTDDLTVTPFCIASILSSLHEKKVPLSDVKEVELQIGLKECDILIFRHELLQGLSILKASLTSKCALTDALLHK; translated from the exons ATGTCCTCATTTAGAAAGGATATCAAGTTTTCATTGAAAGCTGTGGTGAATAAAAAGAAAGGGAAGGTTCTATTTGCTGAAGTAGACAGCACCTTTGTTGATGTGTTGCTAAGCTTGCTAACATTTCCATTGGGATATTTTGCTGAAACGTTTGAGATGTTACCATTTGGAAGCTTGTCCACTTTGCACACTGGTTTAGCTAATCTTGATAGTGTCCATTTCTATTTAGAAGGTGCTAAGTCGATTCTGCTCCATACAATGAGGGTTGGCTCTAGtggttcttcaaaatttgaatatttagtTTGTCCTAAGAAATGCAAACCTTATGTTAGATATCAAAGCCACTGCTATagtaaaatggaaagagaagTAGCTAAAAACCAAACTCGGACTGTTCCTTGTGATGATGATGGAGTTTTCATGAAGACGCCAACGACTTTTTTGATCACTGATGATCTGCGTATAATGCCTAATGCTGATCTCATGCAATTTGCCAGTGTTCTTGGCATTACATACATGGATGAGACT GTCAGGTTGTTGCTCGTGTATTCGTTGGAATTCATGAATCCGTTATCATGTATGATACTCGATGGGAAAAAAGAACGTAACAAGGGAGCTGAGTTCACTGCAAATGAATCAAGCTCTAACTCCAAaacaatgaatttgaaattgatggtGCAAAAGTCCAATAACAAGCTACTCTATGCTGAAGCTGAGGAAGATTTTGTTGAGTTTCTATTTAGCTTCCTCATAATCCCACTAGGTGGTGTCGAGTCCCTTCTGTCCGGTAACACTAATGTTAAGACTTTCGACAACTTGTATAAGAGTGCAGCTAATTGTATCCATGATAAGTATTTCAAGAATCTTGATGCCAAAAATAGGCTATTGAAGCCCAACATAACTCAAGGCTTTATTTCTGAAAACCACATTTTCTCCCTCGCTGAAGATAAGTTGCCTGTTTCCTATGGAGATGGTAGTTTCCGGGTTGGTTCAACTAATTTTCCCGAGTGGCGAGGGAGTTATCTTAAAGGACCAAGATCGTTTAAGGTGACTGATGACTTAACTGTCACACCGTTTTGTATTGCTTCTATCCTTTCTAGTCTTCATGAGAAAAAAGTTCCATTGTCTGATGTAAAAGAAGTGGAGCTGCAAATCGGACTAAAAGAG TgtgatattttgatatttagaCATGAGTTGTTGCAGGGTTTAAGCATACTGAAAGCGTCTCTTACATCAAAATGTGCTCTCACCGACGCCCTGCTCCATAAGTAA
- the LOC125188107 gene encoding uncharacterized protein LOC125188107 gives MADDMNDTPIKFPLKATVNKKKGKVLFVEVDGTFADVLISFLTLPLGSVGEFYRSNLFPSGSLKSLYLGLERLDSAHFLKESDKSTLLLHPRTSSNAEPYIYFSSLLKRKADFMKSVSSFLITDDLHLVPNAGLLQVASVVGVTDMDGAETMDVSFGSNEVSKLLVHSLTSMNPLSVVILGAHPESNKETQFTPNASNSISKGMNLKLIVQKYSNKLLYAEAEEDFVEFLFSLFMIPLGGVESLLSSNSNVKAIDNLYKSVEELIPDKYFNSLDAKNRVLKPMIPSNDHIFPLITRDKLLDSTSSAEGQGSYVKGPRTFEVSDDLRVTPFCIVSTLTSLRKDKVPLCDVKEVEVQIGLKEGLCILKASLTSKCALTDAVLSPILNKKRKR, from the exons ATGGCAGATGATATGAATGATACTCCTATCAAGTTTCCATTGAAAGCTACGGTGAATAAAAAGAAGGGAAAGGTTCTATTTGTAGAAGTAGACGGCACCTTTGCAGATGTTTTGATAAGCTTCCTAACATTGCCATTGGGATCTGTCGGCGAATTCTACAGGTCCAACCTCTTCCCATCTGGAAGCTTGAAATCTTTGTACCTCGGTTTAGAACGGCTTGATAGTGCTCATTTCTTGAAGGAATCTGACAAGTCAACTCTGCTCCTCCATCCACGCACTTCATCCAATGCTGAGCCttatatttacttttcttcactattgaaaagaaaagcaGATTTCATGAAGTCGGTGTCTTCATTTCTGATCACTGATGATCTCCATTTAGTGCCTAATGCTGGCCTTTTGCAAGTTGCCAGTGTCGTTGGCGTTACCGACATGGATGGAGCTGAGACGATGGATGTTTCCTTTGGATCAAATGAG GTCTCCAAGTTGCTCGTGCATTCGTTGACTTCCATGAACCCGTTGTCTGTTGTAATACTTGGTGCACATCCAGAATCTAACAAAGAAACTCAATTCACACCAAATGCATCCAATTCCATCTCCAAAGGgatgaatttgaaattgatagtGCAAAAGTACAGCAACAAGCTACTGTATGCAGAAGCTGAGGAAGATTTCGTTGAGTTTCTGTTTAGTTTGTTCATGATCCCACTAGGTGGAGTTGAGTCTCTCTTGTCGAGTAACTCTAATGTTAAGGCCATCGATAACTTGTACAAGAGTGTGGAAGAACTTATCCCGGATAAGTATTTCAATAGTCTTGATGCCAAAAATAGGGTGTTGAAGCCCATGATACCATCAAATGATCATATTTTCCCTCTGATAACTCGAGATAAGTTACTTGATTCAACTAGTTCTGCTGAAGGGCAAGGGAGTTATGTTAAAGGGCCAAGAACTTTTGAGGTGAGTGATGATTTAAGAGTGACACCTTTTTGTATTGTTTCTACCCTTACAAGCCTTAGAAAGGATAAAGTCCCTTTGTGTGATGTCAAAGAAGTGGAGGTGCAAATAGGATTAAAAGAG GGATTATGCATACTCAAAGCCTCTCTGACATCAAAATGTGCCCTCACTGACGCCGTGCTCTCTCCAATATTGAACAAAAAACGAAAGAGATGA